Part of the Bacteroidales bacterium genome is shown below.
ATTGTTCTGCTGGGAGGATTCAATTCACTTTCTGTGCTGGCAGGTTTTGATGCCGACACGGTAAAGACAAAATCGAAGAAGGAAATTCGGGCGGCAGAGCGGGAAAAAGAATACCGGTCGGTGCTTCGGTTGGTTAACAGCCGGCGGTTTGTGCTGGAAGCCGATTATATTTATAACCAGTACGGTGACAGGATTCCGGTTTCCCCCACCATCAATTTCATTATGCTCGATTCGGCGCAGATTGTTATGCAGTATGGAAGCGGCACCGGTGTTGGTGCCAATGGAGTTGGGGGCGCTACGGCCGCGGGCAGGGTTACCCGCTGGGAAATGAATGCCAACGACAGAAAACAAACCATTGATATCCGCATATCGGCGCATACACCCATTGGAAGCTATGACATTTATCTCTATACCGATGGATCGGGCCGTGCCACTGCCCGTGTTACAGGTTTGCGCCCCGGACAGTTGAATTATGACGGGCGGCTTGTACCGCTTCAGGTGTCAAAAGTGTACAAAGGGCAGCATCTCTGATTAATTGGCATTCAGGATGTATCCGGCATTCTTTTTAAGTTTTTCCGGCCCTATCCTGTCTACAGGTGTACCGGAAAAGATGGTGCGGTAATCTGATTCAGAAAGGTGGAGCAGGGAATCTGCAGTAAGTTCGAACAAAGCCGGCGAGGGTTGCAATGCGGGGAGGGAAGTGGGTATTGCTTTTCTGTTCCAGGGGCACACATCCTGACAGATGTCGCATCCGAAAATTCTCCCTTTGAGAAGTGGCCGGAATTCCTCCGGAAATTCTCCTTTATGCTCGATGGTGAGATAGCTGATACAGCGGCGTGCATCAATAACACCGGGCTGAACAATGGCCCTGGTGGGGCAGGCATCCAGACAGCGGGTACAGGTGCCGCAGAAGTTCCGGTCAAAAGGTTGGTCAGGCTCCAGTTCCATATCGGTAACTATGCCTCCGATAAAGACGAACGATCCGAATTGTTTGTTAATAAAAAGGGAGTTTTTTCCCTGCCATCCCAGCCCGGCTTTTACTGCCCAGGTGCGTTCCAGCACCGGCGCTGAATCAACAAAAATTCTTGTTTTTGCGGCAGGATTCCACTGGTTCAGTTCAACGGCAAACCGCCTGAGCATCTTTCTTATTACCTTATGGTAGTCTTTGCCATAGGCATATTTACTGATGGCAGGATCTTCCCGGATGCGGCGAGGATAGTAATTGAGCAGGACAATGATCAGTGATTTTGCCCCCGGAAGAAGAAGACCCGGGTTGATGCGGATATCCGGGTTCCGTTCCATCCAGTCCATGGTGCCATGCATTCCCTGACGGAGCCAGGCAAGCAGGTGTTCTTTTTCCTCAGTAAGAATTTCAGCACGGGCAATGCCACAGGCTGAAAATCCCATTTCCAGGAGCCTCTCCTTTATCTTTTCCTTTATTGGGCCGGAAAAAGGCATGGGATTGGTTTTTAAGGGCCGGAATGGTCAGAGCAGACCCAGTTCAAGCATGGCTTCCTCGCTCATCATATCCTTGTTCCAGGGCGGATTCCATGTGAGCTCCACATCTACCGAGCTGACACCGGGTATGCGACCGACAGCTTCCTTTACGTCCCTCACCACATCATCGGCCAGAGGGCAATTGGGCGCTGTCAGGGTCATTTTTATGTACACGTTGTTGTTTTCGCGTACGTCAATTTCGTAAATAAGGCCCAGATCGAATATGTTGACGGGAATCTCGGGGTCATATACTGTCTTGAG
Proteins encoded:
- a CDS encoding SUF system Fe-S cluster assembly protein; translation: MENNYLQLETEIVNALKTVYDPEIPVNIFDLGLIYEIDVRENNNVYIKMTLTAPNCPLADDVVRDVKEAVGRIPGVSSVDVELTWNPPWNKDMMSEEAMLELGLL
- the queG gene encoding tRNA epoxyqueuosine(34) reductase QueG → MPFSGPIKEKIKERLLEMGFSACGIARAEILTEEKEHLLAWLRQGMHGTMDWMERNPDIRINPGLLLPGAKSLIIVLLNYYPRRIREDPAISKYAYGKDYHKVIRKMLRRFAVELNQWNPAAKTRIFVDSAPVLERTWAVKAGLGWQGKNSLFINKQFGSFVFIGGIVTDMELEPDQPFDRNFCGTCTRCLDACPTRAIVQPGVIDARRCISYLTIEHKGEFPEEFRPLLKGRIFGCDICQDVCPWNRKAIPTSLPALQPSPALFELTADSLLHLSESDYRTIFSGTPVDRIGPEKLKKNAGYILNAN
- a CDS encoding DUF4251 domain-containing protein; this encodes MKRILVFLGIVLLGGFNSLSVLAGFDADTVKTKSKKEIRAAEREKEYRSVLRLVNSRRFVLEADYIYNQYGDRIPVSPTINFIMLDSAQIVMQYGSGTGVGANGVGGATAAGRVTRWEMNANDRKQTIDIRISAHTPIGSYDIYLYTDGSGRATARVTGLRPGQLNYDGRLVPLQVSKVYKGQHL